Proteins encoded by one window of Panicum virgatum strain AP13 chromosome 7N, P.virgatum_v5, whole genome shotgun sequence:
- the LOC120682291 gene encoding uncharacterized protein LOC120682291 gives MYPEEIVAHGLPFPKLTTIHLHDLPKLRQISEVKMLAPALETIRIRGGFGLRRLPALRGRGPRVKRPAVEMEKDVWEALEWDGLAAGHHPSLFEPPVHSLYYRRRRLLRGTVLR, from the exons CCGGAGGAGATAGTCGCCCATGGCTTACCATTCCCAAAGCTGACCACCATCCACCTGCACGACCTGCCAAAGCTGCGGCAGATATCTGAGGTCAAGATGCTCGCGCCGGCGCTCGAGACCATCAGGATCAGGGGGGGCTTCGGCCTGCGCCGGCTGCCGGCCTTGCGGGGCCGCGGGCCACGCGTGAAGCGACCAGCCGTCGAGATGGAGAAGGATGTCTGGGAGGCGCTGGAGTGGGACGGGcttgccgccggccaccaccccaGCCTCTTCGAGCCGCCCGTGCACTCGCTCTACTACAGGAGGAGGCGCCTCCTCAGGGGCACTGTTCTCAG GTGA
- the LOC120682292 gene encoding uncharacterized protein LOC120682292 isoform X1 produces the protein MDRLVQFGRKAWFIVRVMSGYEERRIRSYRLQLQKRLEMAQARKEELRKQPEKVILSEVRQVVQQMQALNQHLEEAETAIDEYFKPIDKNAKIITNMQLEKEEKQMKEMAKVMQEQIKMQREIAMKRAEAASLESKDAQVSEKVDEIPTKQETVK, from the exons ATGGACAGGCTGGTGCAGTTCGGGAGGAAGGCGTGGTTCATCGTGCGGGTGATGTCCGGCTACGAGGAGAGGCGGATCCGATCCTACAGGCTGCAGCTGCAGAAGCGCCTCGAGATG GCCCAAGCTAGGAAGGAAGAGCTGCGGAAACAGCCAGAAAAAGTTATCTTGTCAGAGGTTCGTCAAGTGGTTCAGCAGATGCAAGCTCTCAATCAGCATCTTGAAGAAGCT GAAACTGCCATAGATGAATACTTCAAACCAATTGACAAGAATGCTAAGATCATAACCAATATGCAGttggagaaagaagaaaagCAAATGAAGGAGATGGCAAAAGTTATGCAAGAGCAAATAAAAATGCAAAGAGAAATCGCGATGAAAAGAGCTGAGGCCGCCAGCCTAGAGTCCAAGGATGCTCAAGTGAGTGAAAAAGTAGATGAAATCCCTACGAAACAAGAGACTGTAAAATAG
- the LOC120682292 gene encoding uncharacterized protein LOC120682292 isoform X2, protein MTPFQPSSFCARLKGKSGKRKKICRTDLAGLSHLPPLPHPVLPPPGPPPSATSPPARRHSVETFFLVRARHSPHPPTPGPLLGRHRRGPGIGASVSSPKLGRKSCGNSQKKLSCQRFVKWFSRCKLSISILKKLKLP, encoded by the exons ATGACTCCGTTCCAACCATCGTCATTCTGCGCTAGGCTCAAGGGCAAAAgcggaaagagaaaaaaaatctgcaGAACGGACTTGGCTGGGCTCTCccatctccctcccctcccccacccGGTTCTACCGCCGCCAGGCCCGCCACCATCGGcgacctcaccgccggcgcGTCGCCATTCCGTTGAAACCTTTTTCCTCGTCAGGGCAAGGcactccccccacccccccacTCCCGGCCCTCTGCTTGGGCGGCACCGGCGTGGGCCGGGGATCGGTGCCTCCGTTTCCTC GCCCAAGCTAGGAAGGAAGAGCTGCGGAAACAGCCAGAAAAAGTTATCTTGTCAGAGGTTCGTCAAGTGGTTCAGCAGATGCAAGCTCTCAATCAGCATCTTGAAGAAGCT GAAACTGCCATAG